From a region of the Rhipicephalus sanguineus isolate Rsan-2018 unplaced genomic scaffold, BIME_Rsan_1.4 Seq894, whole genome shotgun sequence genome:
- the LOC119378604 gene encoding protein O-mannosyl-transferase TMTC3-like: MHSLKKFVRNFEWESEYSIFMAGLKVNSQNAKLYNNVGHALEGQGDYARALEYFLKAASVQPDDIGAHMNVGRTYNNLLMFEEAEAAFIKVTALPALADL, from the exons ATGCACTCCTTGAAGAAATTTGTGCGCAACTTCGAATG GGAGTCCGAGTACAGCATCTTTATGGCCGGACTCAAGGTCAACAGCCAGAATGCGAAGTTGTACAACAACGTGGGCCACGCCTTGGAGGGACAGGGGGACTATGCCCGAGCGCTGGAGTACTTCCTCAAGGCCGCCAG TGTGCAGCCTGATGACATTGGTGCTCACATGAATGTCGGCCGCACATACAACAACCTGCTGATGTTTGAAGAAGCGGAGGCTGCCTTTATCAAGGTGACTGCTTTGCCGGCTCTGGCAGATCTATAG